AGTTCAATCTCGACGAGTCGGCCGATGGTGTGGCGATGGACGCGGTCTGGGAAGGCCAGGTCACGCCCGGTACCTGCGGCCAGGAAATCCGCGGTATTCGCCGGCCTGCAGAAGGTGGCACGTCGAGCGACGTCCCCATGAGCTTCGTGCTGAAGAAGTCCCAAGGCTGGCGCTGAACGACCGGCCACATCGCCTATTGCGGCGCGATGAGCACGCGCCGGAGAATGCTGCGGCCACGGGCGCCCGAGGACCACGCCGCCCGCCCCTCTTCTCACCGCTCAGGCGTCCCCCATGAACCTGTTTTCCCCGCGATCGCTGGCACTTGCGCTGTGCCTGTTTCTCGCCGGCACCACTGGCGCACGCGCCCAGGACGCCCATGTGTGGGGTGTGAACGCCGGCGGTCAGTCATGGCACTGGGTCCAGGCCCAATGGCACGAGGCCCAGAGCGAGAACGCGTTGCGCCAGGTGTCGGTGGGTGCCGACGGCGCGGTGTGGGCGGTGGAGCGCTCGGGCGCGATCCTGCAACGCGAGCGCAATCGCTGGCACACCATGCCCGGCGCGGCCGTTCAGGTCAGCGTGGGCAGTGCGCAGCACGTGTGGGTGCTCAATGCCGACGAAGACATCTTTCGCTGGACCGGCGCGCAATGGCAACGCATACCCGGG
The sequence above is a segment of the Hydrogenophaga sp. BPS33 genome. Coding sequences within it:
- a CDS encoding tectonin domain-containing protein, which encodes MNLFSPRSLALALCLFLAGTTGARAQDAHVWGVNAGGQSWHWVQAQWHEAQSENALRQVSVGADGAVWAVERSGAILQRERNRWHTMPGAAVQVSVGSAQHVWVLNADEDIFRWTGAQWQRIPGRLVNISVAADGSVWGVNRWGNVFRRDGSQWTAMPPGPIQVSVGSAQQVWGVEAQGTVVRWDGHQWKRVGGEMAQVAVASDGSAWGVKPSGAIYRRGPGASDQWQLVQGWLVQVSTALRETRATR